A segment of the Methanothermobacter sp. genome:
GGGGAGGCAGATATTGTCGGGTCAATCGATGATTACAGGGTCTATAGGGGCCTACTCTTTGACAGTGAACTGGACCTGAAATTCGGTGAAGGGGAATTTGAGGAACCACACAACGTTGTAAACAGAATCGAGAGAAAAACAGAGAACATATACCACATAACGAGGGTGTTCTATGAGAACATGGGCAGATTCTTCCTTGTGAAGTTCAGGGATGAATCATTCAGGCCATACCTTAAATCAGCCATGAAATTCCTCTCTGACAGGGGCCTTGGGCCGGACGTCTCAACAGGGAAGGGACACTTCTCCTTTGAAATTGCTGAAAACAGACGCGAAGACAATGGAGGCGACAGGTTCCTGACCCTCTCAAGGTTCATACCAACCCCTGATGAGGTCAAGGCACTGGGTGCTGATGCCTGGTTTGAACTCGGATCCAAAAGGGGTAGGGGCCCTGACGGTGAGATAAGAAGACAGGTCAGGTTCTTCAGGGAGGGCTCAACCTTCAGGGACACAGGAAAGGAGTACTATGGGACCATAGTGAGGTCAGGGAAGTCTGCAGTGGAATATGGACTGGCATACAAGCTATCACTGGGTGGTGGTTAATTGAAATGCACTCTTAAGGTCATAACACCGGTTCACATAGGAAATGGTGTAAAGTATGGTCCCCAGGAATTCTACACAGGAAAGGGTAAGGCAGGGAGCAGAAAACTTGAGATTTTCTCACGGGTCGATACCACCAAGCTTTACTCAAAACTTGATGAGAAAACACGGGAGGAGTTCCTTCATAATCTCACAACGCCAGAATTCGACCTTAACGGATTCTTCAAGGGATCCCCAGCTGCTAAAAAGGCTGCAAGGGAATCTGTAAGATACAGGGGGGTTATAAAGACAAAATCCAGTCAGATAAAAGAGGTCAATGAACACATCAAGACCTCTGATGAACTCTACATACCTGGTTCATCAATAAAGGGGTCCATAAGAACAGCACTACTCTACCAGCACATCAGGGAATCTGATCTTGAAAGAATTTCAGGCGCCGTCCAGAGAAGAAGGTACCGTGATTTCCAGAGTATCATCAACGAATTCTTCTCAGCCGAATCCAGAGACGCTGCAAAGACGAG
Coding sequences within it:
- the csm4 gene encoding type III-A CRISPR-associated RAMP protein Csm4, whose translation is MLVYLKPESSLPELSSDTIFGSIIYSFSQLYPDELNDIMDLFTSDPPFLVSSSFPYIENDERVRFYPKIITEPEKRYDPQKFKKYKKTAHIQEDIFLSWTSGEIGEADIVGSIDDYRVYRGLLFDSELDLKFGEGEFEEPHNVVNRIERKTENIYHITRVFYENMGRFFLVKFRDESFRPYLKSAMKFLSDRGLGPDVSTGKGHFSFEIAENRREDNGGDRFLTLSRFIPTPDEVKALGADAWFELGSKRGRGPDGEIRRQVRFFREGSTFRDTGKEYYGTIVRSGKSAVEYGLAYKLSLGGG